One window of the Lemur catta isolate mLemCat1 chromosome 6, mLemCat1.pri, whole genome shotgun sequence genome contains the following:
- the LOC123640076 gene encoding LOW QUALITY PROTEIN: HIV Tat-specific factor 1-like (The sequence of the model RefSeq protein was modified relative to this genomic sequence to represent the inferred CDS: substituted 1 base at 1 genomic stop codon), whose translation MSGNNLDGNNEFDEQLRMRELYGDAKDGDIQNNHDGEIDSFGQQPADTPYEWDLDKKAWFPKITEDFIATYQANYGFSNHGASSSTASIQDVNTRTTEEPPQRKTSEPADLRKKGEKRKSESGWFHVEDNRNTNVYVSGLLPNITVNEFIQLMSKFGIIMRDPQTEEFKVKLYKDNQGNLKGDGLCCYLKKESVELALKLLDEDEIRGYKLHVEVAKFQLKGEYDASKKKKKCKDYKKKLSLQQKQLDWRPERRVGPSRMCHERVVIIKNMFHPMDFEDDPLVLNQIREDLRVECSKSGQIRKLHLFDRHPDGVASVSFWDPEEADYCIQTLDGRWFGGHQITAQAWDGTTDXQVEETSREREERMRGWEAFLIAPDNNRGLQHLNSTCASERARPSRARHFSEHPSTSKMNAHGAATGMAFEEPTDGKKFEKTEDGGEFEENASEKAAKEDGPEKEAEEGCPRRESEGGCTKREHEGYPKKENEEGSLKKEPKENGPKREPKKLNSHYEENGLGEESEDDPNEESDEEGGPKKESEEDDSERESDEDCSEKQSEDDFEKEFEENGLQKDFDEDGFEKELLEDVLDKELEENDSENSEFEDDTSENVLDEEGSEREFDKDSDEKEEDAYEKVFDDESDEKEGEEDADEKGLEDADEKEEYDEDEKIFEESDNKEYEEDADGKEDNADGKEDNADEKLFEDDDSNEKLCDDDEDSDERGTLGILGNVKEDEPLSTSSSFDLSSDDDI comes from the coding sequence ATGAGCGGCAACAACTTGGATGGGAACAACGAGTTTGATGAGCAGTTGCGAATGCGAGAATTGTACGGAGATGCCAAGGACGGTGACATTCAGAACAATCACGACGGAGAAATCGATTCTTTCGGGCAGCAGCCTGCTGACACCCCCTACGAGTGGGACCTGGACAAGAAGGCTTGGTTCCCCAAGATCACTGAAGATTTCATTGCTACCTATCAGGCCAATTATGGCTTCTCTAATCATGGCGCATCTAGTTCTACTGCAAGCATACAAGATGTTAATACTAGGACTACAGAGGAACCCCCGCAAAGGAAAACCTCTGAACCCGCTGATctcagaaagaagggagaaaaaagaaagtctgaaTCAGGATGGTTTCATGTTGAAGACAACAGAAACACAAATGTATATGTGTCTGGTTTGCTTCCAAACATTACAGTGAATGAATTTATACAGCTTATGTCCAAGTTTGGCATTATTATGAGAGATCCTCAGACAGAAGAATTTAAGGTCAAACTTTACAAAGATAATCAAGGAAATCTTAAAGGAGATGGGCTTTGCTGTTATTTGAAGAAAGAATCTGTGGAACTTGCATTAAAACTCTTGGATGAAGATGAAATTAGAGGCTACAAATTACATGTCGAGGTGGCAAAGTTTCAACTGAAGGGGGAATATGATGCctcaaagaagaagaagaagtgcAAAGACTATAAGAAGAAGCTGTCTCTGCAGCAAAAGCAGCTGGATTGGAGACCTGAGAGGAGAGTTGGACCCTCCCGGATGTGCCACGAGCGAGTTGTCATCATCAAAAATATGTTTCATCCTATGGATTTTGAGGATGATCCATTGGTGCTGAATCAGATCAGAGAAGATCTTCGAGTGGAGTGTTCAAAGTCTGGACAAATTAGGAAGCTCCATCTCTTTGATAGGCACCCAGATGGTGTGGCCTCTGTGTCCTTTTGGGATCCAGAGGAAGCTGATTATTGTATTCAAACTCTCGATGGAAGATGGTTTGGTGGCCATCAAATCACTGCTCAAGCATGGGATGGAACTACAGATTAACAGGTGGAGGAGACCTCAAGAGAACGGGAGGAAAGGATGAGAGGATGGGAGGCTTTCCTCATTGCTCCTGACAATAACAGAGGCCTTCAGCATTTGAATTCCACCTGTGCTTCAGAAAGGGCCAGGCCTTCTAGAGCAAGGCATTTTTCAGAGCACCCTAGCACATCCAAAATGAATGCTCATGGAGCTGCAACTGGAATGGCATTTGAAGAACCTACAGATGGGAAGAAGTTTGAAAAGACAGAAGATGGGGGAGAATTTGAAGAAAATGCTTCTGAAAAAGCTGCTAAAGAAGATGGCCCTGAAAAAGAGGCTGAAGAGGGCTGCCCCAGAAGGGAGTCTGAAGGAGGCTGCACCAAGAGAGAGCATGAAGGCTACCccaaaaaagagaatgaagagggTAGTCTTAAAAAGGAGCCAAAAGAGAATGGCCCCAAAAGAGAACCTAAGAAGCTCAACAGTCATTATGAAGAGAATGGCCTTGGAGAAGAATCTGAAGATGACCCTAACGAGGAGTCTGACGAGGAAGGTGGCCCCAAAAAAGAGTCTGAAGAGGATGACTCAGAGAGAGAGTCTGATGAAGACTGCTCTGAAAAACAGTCTGAAGATGACTTcgaaaaagaatttgaagaaaatggTCTCCAGAAAGATTTTGATGAGGATGGCTTTGAAAAGGAGTTGCTTGAAGATGTTCTTGACAAAGAGTTAGAAGAAAATGACTCTGAAAACTCCGAATTTGAAGATGATACCTCTGAAAATGTTCTAGATGAGGAAGGCTCTGAGAGAGAGTTTGACAAAGATTCggatgagaaggaagaagatgcctatgaaaaagtatttgatgATGAGTCCGATGAAAAAGAGGGTGAAGAAGATGCCGATGAAAAAGGGCTTGAAGACGCTGATGAAAAGGAGGAATATGATGAAGATGAAAAGATATTTGAAGAGTCAGACAACAAGGAATATGAAGAAGATGCAGATGGAAAGGAGGATAATGCAGATGGAAAGGAGGATAATGCAGATGAAAAGTTGTTCGAAGATGATGATTCCAACGAGAAGTTGTGTGATGATGATGAGGATTCTGATGAGAGAGGGACTTTGGGTATTTTGGGGAATGTTAAGGAAGACGAGCCCCTGTCCACAAGTAGCAGCTTTGACCTCAGTAGTGATGATGATATTTAA